The region GCTACTTCTATTAAGTTTGTCTATAAAACGTTTGTTAGTGTTGTGGTTTAAATCACTTGAGACTTCACTTATAAAATTGACATCATGTACAGTTAAAACGTATGGGATTTTATGATAAGGTTCAATCTTTATATTTTGGTTTAGACTATGCCAAACATCGTATTTTTTTCTTATTCTAAACAAAGGATGTCTAGATAAAGACTTGTATGTTTTATAGTTAAAATAGTCGCTAAATTCGTCTTTTAATGCAGAGGTATCTTTAGCATGCAATGTCATTTTAAAATCTGTAATATTGGCATGATGTAACCCTTTAATTAAATGATAATTAAATTGTCCAAAACCATTAAATTGGTTTTTAATATTATGAGATTCTAAAAAAACCTGTTGCATTTAATCTATATTTCTGTACATAGTCCAAAGCTGAATATAACGTTTAAATACCGAAAACGCATGCACGTAACTAATTATAAAACCCTCTTTACCATCTAAAAAACCTAAACGCAAAAAATATTGATGCATAAAACGATACCAAGGTCTAAACAAAAAATGATATAAATTTGGACGTACATTTTTTTTGTATAACGCTTCGGCTTGTAATTTACTGTATAGACTTAATTTTTCATTATAACTATCAAAATCCTTATACGTTTGATGATTAACGTGTTGTTTTAAAAGACCAATTTTAGCAGAAGTTTCTATAGCTTCATGGACTAGTTTTCCATTGTATTTACAATAGTTTTTATCAAATAAACGCACTGCAATATCAGTTTGAAAACCACTATATTTAATACGTTTTCCCATAAAATGAAAATCGCGCTTTACTCTAAAAGCTTTTTCTTTAGGGTTGGATTGTACAGTGGTGATAATCTCTTCAGCTAATGCTTCAGGAATCATTTCATCTAAATCAAAAAAGGTGACCCAATCATGTTTTGCTAAACTCATTGCGTAATTTTTTTGAGAAGAAAAATTATCAAATTTTCGTTTAACAAAAGTTACATTATGTTGTTTAGCAAGTGCTTCCGTATTATCTGTGCTGTAGGAGTCTACAATAATAATTTCATCTGCAAAAGACAAGCTTTTAATATAGCGTTCTATATTATCTTCTTCGTTATATGTAATAGCTAAAGCGCTTATCATGCTATAGAAAGTCAGATTTTTGGCAAATATAACCATTAGGCTTTATATATTTGTGTGCAGAGTATTCAATTTAAAACAACGTGCCAAAACTTCCTATTTTAATGTATCATAGTGTAACCACTCAATCTAGTAAGAGTCGTGGTTTAACTATTGATGTCCAAAAGTTAGAAGAGCAACTGTTGTTTTTAAAATCTGAAGGCTATACCACACTTCATTTTAAAGATTTACAGCAGTTTAGTTCTGCTAAAGACTTTCCGGGAAAAGCGGTGATTATAACGTTTGATGATGTGTATGTCAATCAGTTAGAATTGGCTTATCCATTGTTTGTAAAGCACCATTTAAAAGCATGTTTTTACATACCGTTTAAATATGTTGGAGGTGTAAATACTTGGGATGAAGGTGTAGAACCTATAATGTCTGTTGCACAATTACAGTCTTTAGACAGTGAAGTAATCGAACTTGGTTTACACAGTTTTGCGCATCAACGTTATGATCAACTATCTCTTGAAGCCATACAAAAAGACTTTGATTTATGTAAAGATTTTATAGTCGAAAATAAGCTAGATATCAATAATACATTAGCGTATCCTTATGGAAAATACCCAAAAGCAGGAGAGGAGCAACATGCTTTTTTTAAGTGTTTAAAAGAAAATAATATTGCTTATGGTTTACGTATTGGAAATAGAGTGAATAGATTTCCGTTTAAAAATCATTACGAAATACAACGTTTAGATATTAAAGGAGAGGATAGTTTGAAAACGTTTAAGCGCAAGTTGAAGAAGGGGAAGCGTTTATTTTAGTTAAAAGTTTAAAAGTAGGAGTTTTGATTGTTTTTCCCTTTTCCCTTTTCTCTAATCCCTAATACCTAACTACTATTTAATCCCTCTCTGTAACAACATCAACTTTACATATCTAGAAAATACACCATAAGCATTAATACTAGCAACTGCTAATCCAGGAATCCCATCCATAAACCCACGACGTAAAATATAGCTACTAAAAAAACGATAAAAGGGTTTAAAAGCTAAATGAAAATAGTTTGCTTTTTTTCCTTTTTTTAGTAGTTGCTCTGCCTGAAACCAAGCGTAGCTATCCTTTTTGCTTATATAATGCAGTAAACCTTTGTAGGTAAAGTGCAGTACTGGGTTTTTAAGTTGTCCAATGGTACCTTCAACAATTAATTTTTCGTGTACCAATCCTTCAAATTTACAGTTGTCACGTTTAACTAATCTAGTAACGTTGTCACTATGGTTATACAAAAACCGATTCATATAAAAATGCGGAAAATTAAGCTTGTAACCAGCATGTTTGTTGCTGTCCATTGCTGCTATAATTTCTTGCTTTAAGGCGTTTGGGATACGCTCGTCAGCATCAATAAACAAAATCCATTCGCCTGTTGCATATTGTAACGCATGATTTTTCTGATTCGAAAAATTATCAAATTTACGGGATAACACTTGACAATTGTAACGTTCTGCAATCTCAACTGTTTTATCAGTACTCATAGAGTCCACTACAATAATTTGATCTGCAAAACGTACAGAACGTAAGGCATTTTCAAGGTAGTTTTCCTCATTATAAGTAGGAATAATAACAGTTAGTGTTTTCATTTAAAACGTAAAGTGCAAATTTACATTAATAATTTTAGCTTAAAAAAATCTAAGTGTATCAATACCTGAAATAGTCTTATCTTTGTAGCCAATAAAATATCAATTAAATGAGTGGTTTACCTATTACTGTTATCATTAGTACTTACAATTCTGAAGCATGGCTTGCCAAAGTTTTAGAAAGCTACAAGCATCAAGATTATGAAAATTTTGAAGTGATTGTTGCAGATGATGGGTCGCGTGAAACAACCAAAGACTTAATTGATAGTTTTCGTGAAGATTATCCTGTAAACTTGCGTCATATATGGCATGAGGATAAAGGGTACAGACGACAGGAGTTGTTAAATAAGTGTATTGTACAAACAGAACACGACTATATTTTAATGACAGATGGTGACTGTATAGCACGAAAAGACTTTGTATCTACACATGCTAAATATGCTGAGAAAGGCTACTTTCTATCTGGTGGGTATTTAAAACTAGATATGCCAACTAGCGAAGTCATTTCATTAAAAGATATCGAAAACGAAAATTGCTTTAATACCGATTGGTTAAAAAAGAATGGTAGTGTTAGTTTTAAAAATGCTTTAAAAATAAATGTAAGTGGTATTTTAGCTGATGTACTAGATACTGTGACACCAACAGGAGCTACGTTTAATAACTGTAATTCTAGTGCTTGGAAAGACGATTTAATCGCTATAAATGGTTATGATGAGCGTATGCAGTATGGTGGACCAGATCGCGAGTTAGGTGAGCGTTTGTTTAATTATGGCATCAAGTCTAAACAAATTAGACATAAAGCTATTGTACTTCATTTAGATCATCCCAGAGGTTATAAAACAAAGGAATCTTTAGATCGTAATTTAGCCATTAGAAAAAACGTAAAAGACAACAAGGTGGTTAAAACACCATATGGTATTGAGAAGTTAAAGGATTAAGACTTTTTATAAACACCAATCTTCCAATACCTCATTTTTTCATTGGTTTTAATTGTTGTAAAATCGATTTTTTCAAGGTTTTCAAAATATTCCCAACAACCATGTCCTTCTCTAAAGATCGATACTATTAATATCCCGTTATTCTTAAGTTTTGCTAATAGTCTATCTAAAACTTTTCTTTTTTCCGATTCTTGAACATAATAAAATGCTTCATTTAAGATAATAATATCAACTTTTTTTGGTGGAATAAATGTATGAAGGTCAGCAACTATAAAGTCGGTTTTAGGATAATGTTTTGATTGTGCTTTGGCAATAGATACTTTAGAAAAATCTACTCCTAAAAAAGAATTAAAATGCTCTCTT is a window of Olleya sp. YS DNA encoding:
- a CDS encoding glycosyltransferase family 2 protein is translated as MISALAITYNEEDNIERYIKSLSFADEIIIVDSYSTDNTEALAKQHNVTFVKRKFDNFSSQKNYAMSLAKHDWVTFFDLDEMIPEALAEEIITTVQSNPKEKAFRVKRDFHFMGKRIKYSGFQTDIAVRLFDKNYCKYNGKLVHEAIETSAKIGLLKQHVNHQTYKDFDSYNEKLSLYSKLQAEALYKKNVRPNLYHFLFRPWYRFMHQYFLRLGFLDGKEGFIISYVHAFSVFKRYIQLWTMYRNID
- a CDS encoding polysaccharide deacetylase family protein; its protein translation is MYHSVTTQSSKSRGLTIDVQKLEEQLLFLKSEGYTTLHFKDLQQFSSAKDFPGKAVIITFDDVYVNQLELAYPLFVKHHLKACFYIPFKYVGGVNTWDEGVEPIMSVAQLQSLDSEVIELGLHSFAHQRYDQLSLEAIQKDFDLCKDFIVENKLDINNTLAYPYGKYPKAGEEQHAFFKCLKENNIAYGLRIGNRVNRFPFKNHYEIQRLDIKGEDSLKTFKRKLKKGKRLF
- a CDS encoding glycosyltransferase family 2 protein, producing the protein MKTLTVIIPTYNEENYLENALRSVRFADQIIVVDSMSTDKTVEIAERYNCQVLSRKFDNFSNQKNHALQYATGEWILFIDADERIPNALKQEIIAAMDSNKHAGYKLNFPHFYMNRFLYNHSDNVTRLVKRDNCKFEGLVHEKLIVEGTIGQLKNPVLHFTYKGLLHYISKKDSYAWFQAEQLLKKGKKANYFHLAFKPFYRFFSSYILRRGFMDGIPGLAVASINAYGVFSRYVKLMLLQRGIK
- a CDS encoding glycosyltransferase family 2 protein; the encoded protein is MSGLPITVIISTYNSEAWLAKVLESYKHQDYENFEVIVADDGSRETTKDLIDSFREDYPVNLRHIWHEDKGYRRQELLNKCIVQTEHDYILMTDGDCIARKDFVSTHAKYAEKGYFLSGGYLKLDMPTSEVISLKDIENENCFNTDWLKKNGSVSFKNALKINVSGILADVLDTVTPTGATFNNCNSSAWKDDLIAINGYDERMQYGGPDRELGERLFNYGIKSKQIRHKAIVLHLDHPRGYKTKESLDRNLAIRKNVKDNKVVKTPYGIEKLKD
- a CDS encoding class I SAM-dependent methyltransferase, with translation MNIINRFHNWRRKQRWNKQYKNGRWESLKKPIEAERYLTIIKFMTSYGTETPTILDLGCGEGVLNNYLEREHFNSFLGVDFSKVSIAKAQSKHYPKTDFIVADLHTFIPPKKVDIIILNEAFYYVQESEKRKVLDRLLAKLKNNGILIVSIFREGHGCWEYFENLEKIDFTTIKTNEKMRYWKIGVYKKS